The genomic window GATGGCGATGCGCTGGAAGACGCTCTTGCGGTTGAACGCCTGATCGAGCAACTCGGCTGGCACCTCGCCTTCGCGCTCATCCAGCATCTTGACGTAGCCACCCAGGGGAATGGCGGCAACGACGAACTCGGTGCCGCGGCGATCATGCCAGCGCACCAGCGGCGTGCCGAACCCCACGGAGAAGCGCAGAACCTTGACGCCGCAGCGGCGGGCAACCCAGAAGTGTCCGAATTCGTGGAAGGTGACCAGTACGCCCAGGGCGACAATCAGTCCCACCACCATATAAACGGCGCTCATCGCTACCTCCTCGGGCTCAGCGCCCGCGTTCCTGCAACCACGCCTGCGCGGCGTCGCGTGCGCGCTGGTCGGCCGCCAGCACCGCATCGAGCGATTCGACCGGCGTCGGCGCCTCGCGGTTCAGCACCTCGTCGATGATAACCGGGATATCCGTGAAGCGGATGCGCCGTTCGAGGAAGGCGGCAACCGCCACTTCGTTCGCCGCATTGAGCATCGCCGGCACGCTGCCGCCCGCCTCCGCGGCCTGGCGCGCCAGGCGCAGACAGGGGAAACGCTGCTCGTCGGGCGCGGAAAAATCCAGCCGGGCGATGGAGAACAGGTCCAGCGGCGAAACGCCGGAATCGATTCGCTGCGGCCACGCCAGGGCATGGGCGATGGGCGTGCGCATGTCCGGGTTGCCCAACTGCGCCAGCACCGAGCCATCCACGTAATCCACCAGGGAATGGATCACGCTCTGCGGATGGATCACCACCTCGACCTTCGACGGCGGCGCGTCGAACAGCCAGCAGGCCTCGATCAGTTCCAGGCCCTTGTTCATCATGCTCGCCGAATCGACGGAGATCTTCCGCCCCATCGACCAGTTGGGATGCGCGCAGGCCTGCTCAGGTGATACGTCGTGCAACCGCTCCAGCGGCGTCTCGCGGAACGGGCCGCCGGAAGCGGTCAGCAGGATACGGCGGACGCCGACCTGCCCCAGCCCGCGGGCGTAATCCGCCGGCATGCACTGGAAGATCGCGTTGTGCTCGCTGTCGATGGGCAGCAGCACCGCACCACTGGCGCGCACGGCGTTCATGAACAGCGCGCCGGACATCACCAGCGCTTCCTTGTTGGCCAGCAGCACCCGCTTGCCAGCCTCGACAGCCGCCAGGGTGGGCTTCAGGCCGGCGGCGCCGACGATGGCGGCCATCACCGCATCCACCTCGGGATGGGCGGCGATCTCGCAAAGGCCGGCTTCACCGACCAGCACCTGCGCCTCGAGACCGGCAGCGCTCAGGCGCTCCTGCAAGGCCCGCGCCTGGTCGGCGTGCGGCACCACGACGCAGCGCGGGCGATGGCGCAGGCACAGCGCCTCCAGTTCAGCCAGGCGGGAGAAGCCGCTGAGCGCGAATACACGGTAACGATCCGGATGACGCCCGATGACATCCAGGGTGCTGAGGCCGATCGATCCGGTCGCCCCCAGCACGGTAATCCACTGCGGATGGCTCACGGCGTACCCCAGCCCACCGCCCAGAGCAGCGCGGTAAACACCGGAATGGCGGCGGTCAGGCTGTCGATGCGATCCAGCACCCCGCCATGGCCGGGCAGCAGGTTGCTGCTGTCCTTGAGGCCCGACTGGCGCTTGAACATGCTCTCGGTGAGGTCACCGATCACCGACAGGGCCACCACGATGGCCGCACACGGCAACGCCAGCAGCAACTCGCGGACGGTCCAGTCGCGATAGATGGAGACGGCAACGGTGATGGCCAGGCACAGCGCCAGGCCGCCGAAGAAGCCTTCCCAGCTCTTGCCAGGGCTGACCCGCGGGGCCAGCTTGCGCTTGCCGAAGGCCTTGCCGGAGAAGTAGGCGCCGACATCGGCCGCCCAGACCAGCACCATCAC from Pseudomonas sp. GCEP-101 includes these protein-coding regions:
- the ispC gene encoding 1-deoxy-D-xylulose-5-phosphate reductoisomerase, with the translated sequence MSHPQWITVLGATGSIGLSTLDVIGRHPDRYRVFALSGFSRLAELEALCLRHRPRCVVVPHADQARALQERLSAAGLEAQVLVGEAGLCEIAAHPEVDAVMAAIVGAAGLKPTLAAVEAGKRVLLANKEALVMSGALFMNAVRASGAVLLPIDSEHNAIFQCMPADYARGLGQVGVRRILLTASGGPFRETPLERLHDVSPEQACAHPNWSMGRKISVDSASMMNKGLELIEACWLFDAPPSKVEVVIHPQSVIHSLVDYVDGSVLAQLGNPDMRTPIAHALAWPQRIDSGVSPLDLFSIARLDFSAPDEQRFPCLRLARQAAEAGGSVPAMLNAANEVAVAAFLERRIRFTDIPVIIDEVLNREAPTPVESLDAVLAADQRARDAAQAWLQERGR